One Algibacter sp. L3A6 genomic region harbors:
- a CDS encoding GNAT family N-acetyltransferase, translating into MTVEIIPFEQKYTTDFYNLNIEWLKSLFYVEPYDEMVLKNCEAHIIDQDGHIFFAKLNNDIVGTVALMKMEGTNNFELTKMAVSPAHRGFKIGQKLMFHVIDFAKTKQIPKLIIYSNRKLENAIYVYKKYGFIEIPLEENNHYERANIKMELVF; encoded by the coding sequence ATGACGGTAGAAATAATACCTTTCGAGCAAAAATACACAACAGATTTTTATAACCTAAATATAGAGTGGTTAAAATCGCTTTTTTACGTAGAACCTTACGATGAAATGGTACTTAAAAACTGTGAAGCCCATATTATAGACCAAGATGGTCATATATTTTTCGCAAAATTGAATAATGATATTGTTGGCACAGTAGCTTTAATGAAAATGGAAGGCACTAATAATTTTGAATTAACCAAAATGGCTGTTTCTCCGGCACATCGCGGATTTAAAATTGGGCAAAAGCTTATGTTTCACGTTATTGACTTTGCTAAAACCAAACAAATTCCTAAACTTATTATTTATTCTAACCGAAAGCTAGAAAACGCCATTTACGTCTATAAAAAGTATGGATTTATTGAAATACCTTTGGAAGAAAACAACCATTACGAACGCGCCAATATTAAAATGGAATTAGTCTTTTAA
- a CDS encoding thioredoxin family protein produces the protein MKIKILILLITGLLAFNNSISAQESTSILLDKAQTEAKKEGKAIFIKFEASWCGWCKKMTKDMKADETKAFFEANYVTVPVVVKESKGKEHLENPGSNDLLKKYNGEKAGLPFWVILDADLNVITDAYNAKGQNLGAPGTKEETDIFIEKIKKSAKKVTENDVASIKSQFVLKS, from the coding sequence ATGAAAATTAAAATTTTAATCCTTTTAATTACCGGTTTACTTGCTTTTAACAACTCTATTTCTGCTCAAGAAAGCACCTCTATCTTATTAGATAAAGCGCAGACCGAAGCTAAAAAAGAAGGCAAAGCTATATTTATAAAGTTTGAAGCTTCTTGGTGTGGTTGGTGCAAAAAAATGACGAAAGACATGAAAGCCGATGAAACTAAAGCCTTTTTTGAAGCAAACTATGTTACCGTGCCTGTTGTTGTAAAAGAATCTAAAGGAAAGGAACATTTAGAGAATCCGGGATCTAACGATTTACTAAAAAAATATAACGGCGAAAAAGCGGGTTTACCGTTTTGGGTTATTCTAGATGCCGATTTAAATGTAATTACAGATGCTTACAATGCTAAAGGCCAAAATTTAGGCGCTCCAGGAACTAAAGAAGAAACAGATATTTTTATTGAAAAAATAAAGAAATCGGCGAAAAAAGTAACAGAAAATGATGTTGCGAGTATTAAAAGCCAGTTTGTACTAAAAAGTTAG
- a CDS encoding peptidase M61, whose product MNTKFLSASVMMGLLLASCNSTKNAKNDLAVSTPIETSINLDNVTDDKAPVVINPGRFTVSSVTYRLPRVVQGTYSVSDFGKYVDDFKAINYKGESMPVVKVDENTWTIANAKELDKITYLVNDTFDIETKGGIGGEEPFSPSGTNIEPENYVLNLHGFIGYFDILKNNQYKLDVTGSADFARTSALLTVNSKTSEDGKSVTTSYFATRYFDITDNPMMYGKLDVEEFMVGDIKIVLSVYSPNNVHSAASLKDVVFKMMQAQKVFLGDINSTPRYDIYLYLSEGTEESPKGFGALEHHTSTVVVLPEDMDEATIASSMTDVVSHEFFHIVTPLSVHSEDVHYFDYNNPTFSKHLWMYEGVTEYFATLFQVSEDLVSEDEFFNKIMEKVQASQNMNDAMSFTIMSENVLKAPYKDQYTNVYQKGALIGMCIDIMLREESNGQRGILSLMKELSNKYGKNKPFEDDKLIDEIVAMTYPSLRDFFDNHVIGDIPINYNQFLSKVGLEITEGKVETSYVHNAGTLLFGANPEKGEVFFTEEVSKNSFWNEQGVQPNDVLKAVSGEPFTMQNANDLLQKMFAWTPGTDINVTLNRDGKDIEINTKTTKSYTMGNGIFEKKDVTEAQKTLREAWLKG is encoded by the coding sequence ATGAATACCAAGTTCCTTTCCGCATCTGTCATGATGGGGCTTTTATTAGCAAGTTGTAATTCAACAAAAAACGCAAAAAACGATTTAGCTGTAAGTACACCAATAGAAACATCTATTAATTTAGATAACGTTACCGATGATAAAGCTCCTGTAGTTATAAATCCAGGGCGTTTTACTGTATCTAGCGTAACTTATAGATTACCAAGAGTGGTACAAGGAACGTATTCTGTAAGCGATTTTGGTAAGTATGTAGACGATTTTAAAGCCATTAACTATAAAGGTGAAAGTATGCCTGTAGTAAAGGTAGACGAAAACACATGGACGATTGCCAATGCAAAAGAACTGGATAAAATAACCTATTTAGTAAATGATACTTTCGATATTGAAACTAAAGGAGGTATTGGTGGCGAAGAGCCATTTTCCCCATCGGGAACCAATATAGAGCCGGAAAACTATGTGCTTAACTTACATGGTTTTATTGGGTATTTCGATATTTTAAAAAACAACCAATATAAATTAGACGTAACAGGTTCTGCCGATTTTGCTCGTACATCAGCATTACTAACTGTAAATTCTAAAACTAGTGAAGACGGTAAAAGTGTAACTACAAGTTATTTCGCAACCCGTTATTTCGATATTACCGATAACCCAATGATGTATGGTAAACTCGATGTAGAAGAGTTTATGGTTGGTGATATTAAAATTGTATTAAGCGTTTACTCGCCAAACAATGTACATTCTGCTGCGTCGTTAAAAGATGTTGTTTTTAAAATGATGCAAGCTCAAAAAGTGTTTTTAGGCGATATTAACTCAACACCTCGATACGATATTTACCTGTATTTATCTGAAGGGACAGAAGAGTCTCCAAAAGGTTTTGGCGCATTAGAGCACCACACATCTACAGTTGTAGTTTTACCAGAAGATATGGACGAGGCTACAATAGCTAGCAGCATGACAGATGTAGTATCTCACGAGTTTTTTCATATTGTAACGCCATTAAGTGTACATTCAGAAGATGTTCATTATTTCGATTACAACAACCCAACATTCTCTAAGCATTTATGGATGTACGAAGGTGTAACCGAGTATTTTGCAACACTTTTTCAGGTAAGTGAAGATCTAGTTTCAGAAGATGAGTTTTTTAACAAAATCATGGAAAAAGTACAAGCGTCTCAAAACATGAACGATGCTATGAGCTTTACCATAATGAGCGAAAATGTACTAAAAGCACCTTACAAAGATCAATATACAAACGTGTACCAAAAAGGAGCACTAATAGGTATGTGCATAGATATTATGTTACGCGAAGAAAGTAACGGTCAACGTGGTATTTTATCTTTAATGAAAGAACTATCTAATAAATACGGAAAAAACAAACCGTTTGAAGATGATAAACTTATCGACGAAATTGTAGCCATGACATACCCATCGCTACGCGACTTTTTCGACAACCATGTTATTGGCGATATTCCAATTAATTACAACCAATTTTTAAGCAAAGTAGGTTTAGAAATTACCGAAGGAAAAGTAGAAACAAGCTATGTACACAATGCAGGAACTTTATTATTTGGAGCAAATCCAGAAAAAGGAGAAGTTTTCTTTACGGAAGAAGTATCTAAAAACAGCTTCTGGAACGAGCAAGGTGTGCAACCAAACGATGTTTTAAAAGCTGTATCTGGCGAGCCATTTACAATGCAAAACGCAAACGATTTGTTACAAAAAATGTTTGCTTGGACTCCAGGAACCGATATAAACGTAACTCTAAACCGCGATGGAAAAGATATTGAAATCAATACCAAAACCACAAAATCGTACACTATGGGTAACGGTATCTTCGAAAAGAAAGATGTTACCGAAGCTCAAAAAACATTACGCGAAGCTTGGTTAAAAGGCTAA
- a CDS encoding glycosyltransferase family 2 protein — protein sequence MQKPLVSILIPFKNTGAYLKPCLTSILNQSYSNWELLIIDDGSTDDSFDIVNSFALKDARIQLYKNIGSGIINALQLAFSKSSGELITRMDSDDIMLPNKIEVLTHNLTTHGTQHVAVGLVNYFAEDGIKDGYKSYEVWLNGLTEKGINFSEIYKECVIPSPCWMVYRSDFIACDAFNPNLYPEDYDLAFRFYKHGFKCIPCNEVLHNWRDYNTRTSRTHVHYAENHFIDIKLKYFLELDYNPDKTLVIWGAGKKGKTIAKKLIEKKIPFEWVCDNPNKIGRDIYGVILKPFNYLAETGHAQSIITVANKTEQKDILEYLEGLNLKPIEDYVFFC from the coding sequence ATGCAAAAACCATTAGTCAGTATTCTCATTCCGTTTAAAAACACCGGAGCGTATTTAAAACCGTGCCTAACCTCTATTCTAAATCAAAGTTATTCCAATTGGGAATTACTTATTATAGACGACGGTTCTACTGACGATAGTTTTGATATTGTAAACTCTTTCGCGCTTAAGGATGCAAGAATACAACTTTATAAGAATATAGGAAGCGGAATTATTAATGCATTGCAACTCGCATTTTCTAAAAGTAGCGGCGAACTCATTACACGTATGGATAGCGATGATATTATGCTACCCAACAAAATTGAGGTTTTAACACATAATTTAACAACACACGGCACGCAACATGTTGCCGTTGGGTTGGTTAATTATTTTGCTGAAGATGGCATAAAAGATGGCTATAAAAGCTATGAAGTTTGGTTGAATGGTTTAACTGAAAAAGGAATTAATTTTTCTGAAATTTATAAAGAATGTGTTATTCCGTCGCCTTGCTGGATGGTTTACCGCAGTGATTTTATTGCTTGCGATGCCTTTAACCCAAACTTATATCCTGAAGATTACGACTTAGCTTTTCGGTTTTACAAACATGGTTTTAAATGTATCCCTTGTAACGAAGTTTTACATAATTGGCGCGATTATAATACCCGTACTTCACGTACGCATGTGCATTATGCTGAAAATCATTTTATTGATATTAAGTTGAAATATTTTCTAGAACTCGATTACAATCCCGACAAAACCTTGGTAATTTGGGGCGCTGGAAAAAAAGGAAAGACCATTGCTAAAAAACTGATTGAAAAAAAGATACCTTTTGAATGGGTTTGCGATAACCCTAACAAAATTGGTCGCGACATCTATGGCGTAATTCTTAAACCCTTTAATTATTTAGCTGAAACTGGCCACGCACAAAGCATTATTACTGTAGCTAATAAAACCGAACAGAAAGATATTTTAGAATATCTGGAAGGACTTAACTTAAAACCAATTGAAGATTATGTCTTTTTCTGTTAA
- a CDS encoding BatA domain-containing protein, whose amino-acid sequence MQFKHPELLYALFLLLIPIIVHLFQLRKFEKVDFTNVAFLKEAKLQARKSSQIKKWLILCTRLLLLACLVLAFAQPFTAKTNAFKSKKETVIYLDNSFSMQAKGNKGELLKRAIQDIIAHVPENENITLLTNNNVYKNVTIKSIKNDLLQLGYAATPLTSQAAYLKSNTFFSNQKSSLKSLIYISDFQDSNQGFSIEKDSLKTNYFVQLQPVNNENIAIDSAFISNKTASEIKLSVLLKNTGKPLENLPVSLFNNDTLIAKTSVNIDKEASTTFTLPTNKIINGKISIDDASLQFDNSLFFNINNTEKVNVLAINEANDDFLKRIYTVSEFNYTSSALNQLNYNILESQNLVVLNEINTIPNALTTALKQFTSQGGSLVVIPSSNITIDAYNNLLQSFQSTFKSFNKTEKRITTINYSHPLFNNGVFEKQVSNFQYPKVNGFYNINSASLSSILKYEDGAPFLFQNKNTFVFTSALNKEDSNFKNSPLIVPTLYNIGKYSFKIPELYYTIGKNNSFEVNTQLQQDAVLALSNQTENMIPEQQLFNNKVLIKTSETPNTANIYNIKNKTDVIKNVSYNYDRTESNLLYSNLSTTENINLNNSVAQVFDTIKSDSKINALWKWFVIFALAFLLTEMCILKYFK is encoded by the coding sequence ATGCAGTTTAAACACCCCGAACTTCTTTACGCCTTATTTTTACTGCTTATCCCTATAATTGTTCACTTATTTCAATTACGTAAATTTGAAAAAGTAGATTTTACCAACGTTGCTTTTTTAAAAGAAGCAAAACTACAAGCTCGAAAAAGTTCGCAAATTAAAAAATGGCTTATTCTCTGCACGCGCTTATTATTATTAGCCTGCCTTGTATTAGCCTTTGCTCAACCTTTTACAGCAAAAACAAACGCTTTTAAATCGAAAAAAGAAACGGTAATTTATTTAGATAATTCGTTTAGCATGCAAGCTAAAGGTAATAAAGGCGAGCTTTTAAAAAGAGCCATACAAGATATTATAGCGCATGTTCCTGAAAACGAAAACATAACACTTTTAACCAATAACAACGTCTATAAAAACGTAACCATTAAAAGTATAAAAAACGATTTACTACAACTTGGCTACGCCGCTACTCCACTAACGTCTCAAGCGGCCTATTTAAAAAGTAACACCTTTTTTAGCAATCAAAAAAGCAGCTTAAAAAGCTTAATTTACATCTCAGATTTTCAAGATAGTAATCAAGGTTTTTCAATTGAGAAAGACTCTTTGAAAACAAATTATTTTGTTCAACTTCAACCTGTAAACAACGAAAACATCGCTATTGATAGCGCTTTTATTTCAAACAAAACAGCCTCTGAAATTAAATTAAGTGTCCTTTTGAAAAACACGGGAAAACCTTTAGAGAATCTACCCGTTTCACTTTTTAATAACGACACTCTAATTGCAAAAACATCGGTAAATATAGATAAAGAAGCGAGCACGACCTTTACACTACCAACAAATAAAATAATAAACGGTAAAATAAGTATTGATGATGCGAGTTTACAGTTTGATAACAGCTTGTTTTTCAACATTAATAACACCGAAAAAGTTAATGTATTAGCAATAAACGAAGCCAATGATGATTTTTTAAAACGTATTTATACGGTTAGTGAGTTCAACTACACATCATCTGCTTTAAACCAGTTAAACTATAACATTTTAGAATCGCAAAATCTAGTTGTTTTAAATGAAATTAACACCATACCAAATGCTTTAACTACTGCGCTAAAACAATTTACGAGCCAAGGTGGTTCGCTTGTTGTTATACCTTCTAGCAATATTACTATAGACGCTTACAACAATTTGCTGCAAAGTTTTCAGTCTACTTTTAAGAGTTTCAATAAAACTGAAAAACGCATCACAACTATCAATTACTCGCATCCTTTATTTAACAATGGGGTATTTGAGAAACAGGTTAGTAATTTTCAATATCCGAAAGTTAACGGATTTTATAATATAAATTCTGCAAGTCTATCCTCAATTCTTAAATATGAAGATGGCGCTCCTTTTTTGTTTCAGAATAAAAATACTTTTGTATTTACTTCGGCCTTAAATAAAGAAGATTCCAACTTTAAAAATTCGCCGCTAATTGTACCTACGCTTTACAATATTGGGAAGTATAGTTTTAAAATCCCTGAGCTATATTATACCATCGGGAAAAATAATAGCTTTGAAGTCAATACGCAATTGCAACAAGATGCCGTATTAGCGCTGAGCAACCAAACGGAAAATATGATTCCGGAACAGCAGCTTTTTAATAACAAAGTGCTTATTAAAACTTCTGAAACACCGAATACTGCTAATATTTACAACATAAAAAACAAAACCGACGTTATTAAAAACGTAAGTTATAATTACGATAGAACGGAAAGCAACCTGCTTTACTCCAACTTATCTACCACAGAAAACATAAACCTAAACAACTCTGTTGCTCAAGTTTTCGATACTATAAAAAGTGACTCAAAAATTAATGCGCTATGGAAATGGTTTGTTATTTTTGCACTAGCGTTTTTACTTACTGAAATGTGCATATTAAAATATTTTAAATGA
- a CDS encoding dihydroorotase, translating into MNILIKSATIIDSKSEFHNSTQDILIENGVITSIAKSIKNTNKYQEIQLDNLHISQGWFDSSVSFGEPGFEERDTIENGLKTAAAYGFTAVAMNANSNPVIDSNSNITFVNAKAQNHAVSLLPIGALTVGSKGEDLAELYDMKSAGAVAFYDYKKPISNPNLMKIALQYASNFDGLICAFPQENKIAGHGVMNENITSTTLGLKGIPAMAEELQIARDIFLLEYTGGKLHIPTISTAKSVELIREAKQKKLNITCSVAIHNLYFSDAALSDFNTHFKVLPPLRIQSDIDALIEGLKDGTIDMVTSDHNPIDIEHKKIEFDHAKYGTIGLESAFGALQSLFTIKKTIDILTKGKLRFGLENTPINIGNKADLSLFNPDTKYTFSKNDIISKSKNAIFEGEALKGKVYGIISNNKVSINS; encoded by the coding sequence ATGAACATACTTATAAAATCGGCCACGATAATAGATTCTAAAAGCGAGTTTCATAACAGTACTCAGGATATATTAATTGAAAATGGCGTGATTACTTCCATTGCTAAATCCATTAAAAACACCAACAAATACCAAGAAATTCAACTTGATAATTTACACATTTCTCAAGGTTGGTTTGATAGTAGCGTGAGTTTTGGAGAACCCGGTTTTGAAGAACGTGACACCATAGAAAATGGTTTAAAAACCGCGGCTGCATATGGCTTTACAGCAGTAGCCATGAATGCGAATAGCAACCCAGTAATAGACTCTAACTCTAATATTACATTTGTAAATGCTAAAGCGCAAAACCATGCCGTAAGCTTATTGCCTATAGGCGCTTTAACTGTTGGAAGTAAAGGAGAAGATTTAGCCGAATTATACGATATGAAATCTGCCGGAGCTGTAGCTTTTTACGATTATAAAAAGCCAATTTCTAATCCTAACCTCATGAAAATCGCGTTGCAATACGCCAGTAATTTTGATGGATTAATTTGTGCTTTTCCTCAGGAAAATAAAATTGCAGGTCACGGTGTAATGAACGAAAACATTACAAGTACTACCCTTGGTTTAAAAGGTATACCTGCTATGGCAGAAGAATTACAAATTGCACGCGATATATTTTTGCTAGAATACACCGGTGGAAAATTACATATCCCAACTATTTCTACTGCAAAATCGGTAGAATTAATACGCGAAGCCAAACAGAAAAAACTCAACATTACTTGTAGCGTTGCTATACATAACTTATATTTCTCTGATGCAGCATTAAGCGATTTTAACACGCATTTTAAAGTATTACCTCCCTTACGCATACAAAGTGATATTGATGCCTTAATTGAAGGTCTTAAAGATGGCACTATCGATATGGTAACCAGCGACCACAACCCAATAGATATCGAACATAAAAAAATTGAATTCGACCATGCTAAATATGGTACTATTGGTTTAGAATCGGCTTTTGGTGCGCTTCAATCCTTATTCACCATTAAGAAAACTATTGATATTTTAACCAAAGGAAAATTAAGATTTGGATTAGAAAACACACCGATAAATATTGGCAACAAAGCAGATTTATCTTTATTTAATCCGGATACAAAATACACGTTTTCTAAAAATGACATCATATCGAAATCTAAAAACGCCATTTTTGAAGGTGAAGCTTTAAAAGGTAAAGTTTACGGTATTATTTCTAACAATAAAGTTTCTATAAACTCATAA
- a CDS encoding alpha/beta hydrolase, protein MNKDLSLEHIIRKSSLTENAPLLILLHGYGSDENDLFSFANELPEELFIISVKAPYPMQPHGNAWYAINFDAEKGKWSDNEQAILSRDLIAKFIDEAIETYPVNKDSVSLLGFSQGCILSYAVALTYPEKIKNIVALSGYVNPDIFPKPIQKEDYAHLDFYCSHGSVDQVIPVDWARQNAPYLSKLNIKHKYSEFPVGHGVAPQNFYELKEWLSARI, encoded by the coding sequence ATGAATAAAGATCTATCTTTAGAACATATAATTCGTAAATCATCTTTAACAGAAAATGCACCATTACTCATTTTACTACATGGTTATGGAAGCGATGAAAACGATTTATTTTCGTTTGCAAACGAATTACCAGAAGAACTTTTTATTATTTCAGTAAAAGCACCTTACCCAATGCAACCACATGGAAATGCTTGGTATGCTATTAATTTTGATGCTGAAAAAGGAAAATGGAGCGATAATGAACAAGCTATTTTATCTCGAGATTTGATTGCTAAATTTATAGATGAAGCTATTGAAACCTACCCAGTAAACAAAGATAGTGTGTCACTTTTAGGTTTTAGCCAAGGTTGTATTTTAAGTTATGCTGTAGCTTTAACTTATCCTGAAAAAATAAAAAACATTGTAGCTTTAAGTGGTTATGTTAATCCAGATATTTTCCCGAAACCTATTCAAAAAGAAGATTATGCCCATTTAGATTTCTACTGCTCTCACGGTAGTGTAGATCAGGTTATACCTGTAGATTGGGCAAGACAAAATGCGCCTTATTTAAGTAAATTAAACATAAAACATAAATATTCTGAATTTCCTGTTGGGCACGGTGTTGCTCCGCAAAACTTCTACGAATTAAAAGAATGGTTATCTGCTCGTATTTAA
- a CDS encoding response regulator transcription factor, which translates to MEEHKKRILLVEDDPNFGTVLKDYLMMNDYDVTHAKNGMEGFEKFKKDDFDLCILDVMMPYKDGFTLAKEIREKNTDVPIVFLTAKTMKEDVLKGYKVGADDYLNKPFDSEVLLMKIKAIIQRKATETVSDSKQFEFKIGGFDLNSKLRFLSHNGAEPVKLSPKENELLRLLALHENDLMPRELALTKIWRDDNYFTSRSMDVYIAKLRKYLKLDPKVEILNIHGEGFRLVVNS; encoded by the coding sequence ATGGAAGAGCATAAAAAAAGAATTTTATTAGTAGAAGATGATCCAAATTTTGGAACCGTACTTAAGGATTATTTAATGATGAATGATTATGACGTAACGCATGCCAAAAATGGTATGGAAGGTTTTGAAAAATTCAAAAAGGATGATTTCGATTTATGTATTTTAGACGTTATGATGCCGTATAAAGATGGCTTTACTTTAGCTAAAGAAATACGTGAAAAAAACACCGATGTGCCTATTGTTTTCCTAACGGCTAAAACCATGAAGGAAGATGTGCTTAAAGGTTATAAAGTAGGAGCAGACGACTATTTAAACAAACCGTTTGATAGTGAGGTGTTACTAATGAAAATAAAAGCTATTATTCAAAGAAAAGCAACAGAAACAGTTTCTGATAGTAAACAATTTGAATTTAAAATTGGTGGCTTCGACTTGAATTCTAAACTTCGTTTTTTAAGTCATAATGGAGCAGAACCTGTAAAGTTATCGCCTAAAGAAAATGAGTTGTTACGTTTGTTAGCATTACATGAAAATGATTTAATGCCTCGTGAATTAGCACTGACTAAAATATGGAGAGACGATAATTATTTCACGTCCAGAAGTATGGATGTTTACATTGCAAAGCTTCGTAAGTATTTAAAATTAGATCCAAAAGTAGAGATACTTAATATACATGGTGAAGGATTTAGATTAGTTGTAAATAGCTAA
- a CDS encoding sensor histidine kinase: protein MSLSLIGIISIQAYYINNSVKNEKERFRSSVKTALYYVSNTIETKEEAEYVYKLQNLVLQGVSVDTAAIRNLNIIQEDSDSKEIVVYSSGILEENYKLSSPLFDMGLDTINVKRIYNERQTRVYSNKESDLDLSSNDKLLVLEKMSTTDKILFEDLYKDIAQRRPIHQRVSREMIEEMLDRKLKEDSININFEFAIYSNDLATKIQSDSFDYDKASTYSVPIFSNMNTGSPYKLLVNFPEDGKFILSTIIGMILLSIVFTLIIIMAYTGALYQLMKQRKISEIKTDFINNMTHEFKTPIATINLALDSIKNPKIIGDRDKVIRYLNMIKEENKRMHAQVENVLRISKLEKNELNISKERVDFHELIEDAITHVELIVEDRQGYIHTHLDAESTSVLANETHFTNVVVNILDNAIKYSPEAPKIDVYTENVGTNIILKIKDQGSGMSKAAVKRVFEKFYREHTGNIHNVKGHGLGLAYVKRIVDDHQGYITVESEKDKGSTFTVRLPLIS, encoded by the coding sequence ATGAGTTTATCTTTGATAGGGATAATTTCTATCCAAGCTTACTATATTAACAATTCTGTAAAGAACGAAAAAGAGCGTTTTAGAAGTAGTGTAAAAACAGCACTTTACTATGTTTCCAATACTATTGAAACTAAGGAAGAGGCAGAGTATGTTTACAAACTTCAGAATTTAGTTTTGCAAGGTGTATCGGTAGATACGGCTGCTATTAGAAACTTAAATATTATTCAAGAAGACTCCGATTCAAAAGAAATTGTAGTTTATAGTAGTGGTATTTTAGAAGAAAATTATAAGCTGAGTTCACCGCTTTTTGACATGGGGTTAGATACTATAAATGTGAAACGCATTTATAACGAACGCCAAACAAGAGTTTATAGTAATAAAGAGTCGGATTTAGATTTAAGTTCGAATGATAAATTATTGGTTTTAGAGAAGATGTCTACAACCGATAAAATTTTATTTGAAGATCTTTATAAAGATATTGCACAAAGGCGACCAATTCATCAAAGAGTTTCTAGAGAAATGATTGAAGAAATGCTAGATCGCAAGTTAAAAGAAGATTCGATTAATATTAATTTCGAATTTGCTATTTACAGTAACGATTTGGCAACAAAAATTCAGAGTGATTCCTTTGATTATGATAAGGCTTCAACGTATTCTGTGCCTATTTTTTCTAATATGAATACGGGAAGTCCGTATAAATTATTGGTAAATTTCCCGGAAGATGGTAAGTTTATTTTGTCGACTATAATTGGTATGATTTTGCTATCTATAGTGTTTACGTTAATCATTATTATGGCGTATACAGGAGCGCTTTATCAGTTAATGAAACAACGTAAAATTTCGGAAATTAAAACCGATTTTATAAATAATATGACGCATGAGTTTAAAACGCCAATTGCGACTATAAATTTAGCTTTAGATTCTATTAAGAATCCTAAAATCATTGGAGATCGTGATAAGGTAATTCGTTACTTAAACATGATTAAAGAAGAGAATAAACGTATGCACGCACAAGTAGAAAATGTGTTACGTATTTCTAAACTTGAAAAGAATGAGCTAAATATAAGTAAAGAGCGCGTTGATTTTCATGAGTTAATAGAAGATGCTATTACCCATGTGGAATTGATTGTGGAAGACAGACAAGGCTATATCCATACGCACTTGGATGCAGAAAGCACATCGGTTTTAGCAAATGAAACGCACTTTACAAATGTGGTGGTAAATATTTTGGATAATGCCATTAAATATTCTCCAGAAGCCCCAAAAATAGACGTGTATACGGAAAATGTTGGGACTAATATTATATTGAAAATTAAAGACCAAGGTAGCGGAATGAGTAAAGCTGCCGTAAAACGTGTGTTCGAAAAATTTTACAGAGAACATACTGGAAATATACATAATGTTAAAGGCCATGGACTTGGTTTAGCATACGTGAAACGCATAGTAGATGACCATCAAGGTTATATAACAGTAGAAAGTGAAAAAGACAAAGGAAGTACTTTTACAGTAAGGCTTCCGTTAATATCGTAA
- the coaE gene encoding dephospho-CoA kinase (Dephospho-CoA kinase (CoaE) performs the final step in coenzyme A biosynthesis.) → MIVIGLTGGIGSGKTTVAKMFKALGVPVYIADVEAKKLMLKSKIIKRKLIALFGEEAYVDQSLNKPFIASIIFNDKNMLNQMNAIIHPRVARHFEKWTAKKKSVYVIKEVAILFENGGDKLCDYIIAVTAPKAAKIERVLERDNTTEEKVKAIMDNQWSDAEKVKLSHFVIENIDLEKTKKQVASVHAQILKKIQKS, encoded by the coding sequence ATGATTGTAATAGGGCTTACAGGTGGTATTGGTAGCGGGAAAACAACCGTAGCAAAAATGTTTAAGGCATTAGGTGTGCCAGTATATATTGCCGATGTTGAGGCCAAAAAACTGATGCTTAAGTCCAAAATTATTAAGCGTAAACTTATTGCGTTGTTTGGGGAAGAAGCTTACGTGGATCAAAGTTTAAATAAGCCATTTATTGCTAGTATTATTTTTAATGATAAAAATATGCTAAACCAAATGAATGCTATTATTCACCCAAGAGTGGCTAGGCATTTTGAAAAATGGACAGCCAAAAAAAAATCAGTCTACGTAATAAAAGAAGTCGCTATTTTATTTGAAAATGGAGGTGATAAACTCTGCGATTATATTATTGCTGTAACGGCTCCTAAAGCAGCTAAAATAGAACGTGTTTTGGAACGCGATAATACTACAGAAGAAAAGGTAAAAGCGATTATGGATAACCAATGGAGCGATGCCGAAAAAGTAAAGCTTTCGCATTTTGTTATCGAAAATATTGACCTCGAAAAAACTAAAAAACAAGTAGCTTCTGTACACGCTCAGATTCTTAAAAAAATACAGAAATCATAG